One window of the Triticum dicoccoides isolate Atlit2015 ecotype Zavitan chromosome 3B, WEW_v2.0, whole genome shotgun sequence genome contains the following:
- the LOC119281376 gene encoding GATA transcription factor 15-like, with the protein MLHEAAPCTCGLLYGSCGGGCSMLFAAAPGDHHYYSKQCGDDGSYASYGGSVDCTLSLGTPSTRRAEAGLPWEAVPSCNGRQDIGPARADQSNAGAASARRCANCDTTSTPLWRNGPRGPKSLCNACGIRYKKEERRAAAAAVAPTALASDSGIEYAYGYARQQQQQQQQWGCYGPAVAKAASYGMFGDAATEDGPCLPWGLGVMPSSPAFGSVREMTSLFQYY; encoded by the exons ATGCTGCACGAGGCGGCGCCATGCACGTGCGGGCTGCTCTACGGCAGCTGCGGCGGCGGCTGCTCCATGCTGTTCGCCGCGGCGCCGGGGGACCACCACTACTACAGCAAGCAATGCGGCGACGACggctcctacgcctcctacggcggCTCCGTCGACTGCACGCTCTCGCTCGGCACGCCCTCCACCAGGCGCGCCGAGGCCGGGCTGCCGTGGGAGGCGGTGCCCAGCTGCAACGGCAGGCAGGATATCGGCCCGGCGCGCGCGGATCAGAGCAATGCCGGCGCCGCCTCCGCTCGCCGGTGCGCCAACTGCGACACCACCTCCACCCCGCTCTGGAGGAACGGGCCTCGCGGACCaaag TCATTGTGCAATGCGTGCGGAATCCGGTACAAGAAGGAGGAGAGGCGCGCGGCGGCCGCCGCGGTGGCGCCGACGGCGTTGGCATCGGACAGCGGGATCGAGTACGCGTACGGGTAcgcgcggcagcagcagcagcagcagcagcagtggggGTGCTACGGCCCGGCCGTGGCGAAGGCGGCGTCCTACGGGATGTTCGGCGACGCGGCGACGGAGGACGGGCCGTGCCTGCCATGGGGGCTCGGCGTCATGCCCTCGTCGCCAGCTTTCGGGTCCGTCCGGGAGATGACAAGCCTGTTCCAGTACTACTAG